In Horticoccus luteus, the following proteins share a genomic window:
- a CDS encoding hydroxyacid dehydrogenase — translation MYELIYGEECRAALADQCDLIVPAPVGPAECAVLPSATLAAIDVAFTGWSSPQFDAALLARLPRLRAVFHGAGSVRPYVSEAFWQRGITLTNAAAANAVPVAEYTVSMVVLALKQVWRLNRETRQTRTFPRDLGGVRGTRGATVGLISLGLIGREVLQRLHTLEVEVLAYDPYLPAEKAAELGVRLVALPDLMARSDVVSLHSPLNAETAGFITGELLARLKPGATFINTARGGLVRETELIEFLQRRSDVQAILDVTVPEPPEAASALYDLPNVLLTPHLAGSVGDECRRMGWAMVGEFGRFVRGEPLHFSVTRDQALRQT, via the coding sequence ATGTATGAGCTGATTTATGGCGAGGAGTGTCGGGCGGCGCTCGCGGACCAATGCGATCTCATCGTGCCCGCGCCAGTTGGTCCGGCGGAGTGCGCCGTGCTGCCGTCGGCGACACTCGCCGCCATCGATGTGGCGTTCACCGGCTGGAGCAGCCCGCAATTCGACGCCGCATTGCTGGCGCGGCTGCCGCGGTTGCGCGCCGTTTTTCACGGCGCCGGTTCGGTGCGGCCTTACGTGTCCGAGGCCTTCTGGCAGCGGGGCATCACTCTGACCAATGCCGCGGCGGCGAACGCGGTGCCCGTGGCCGAATACACCGTGAGCATGGTGGTGCTCGCATTAAAACAGGTCTGGCGGCTCAACCGCGAGACCCGCCAAACCCGGACGTTTCCCCGGGACCTCGGCGGTGTGCGGGGCACGCGCGGTGCGACCGTCGGGCTGATCTCGCTGGGCTTGATCGGCCGCGAGGTGCTGCAGCGACTGCACACGCTCGAAGTCGAGGTGCTCGCCTACGACCCTTACCTGCCGGCCGAAAAGGCGGCCGAACTGGGTGTGAGATTGGTGGCGTTGCCGGACCTGATGGCGCGCAGTGATGTGGTCTCGCTGCACAGTCCGCTGAACGCGGAGACAGCGGGCTTCATCACCGGCGAGTTGCTGGCGCGGCTGAAGCCTGGGGCGACGTTCATCAACACCGCGCGCGGGGGCCTGGTGCGGGAGACGGAGTTGATCGAGTTCCTGCAGCGCCGCAGCGACGTGCAGGCGATTCTCGATGTGACGGTGCCGGAGCCGCCGGAGGCAGCGAGTGCCCTGTATGATTTGCCGAACGTGCTGCTCACGCCGCACCTCGCGGGCTCGGTGGGTGATGAGTGTCGGCGGATGGGCTGGGCGATGGTGGGGGAATTCGGCCGCTTCGTGCGCGGGGAGCCGTTGCACTTTTCCGTCACCCGCGACCAGGCGCTGCGGCAGACCTAA
- a CDS encoding LacI family DNA-binding transcriptional regulator, translating to MTGRPIMEDIARAAGYSRAAVSLALRGHPSIPESTRRKIAAIAEQLGYRANPLVSALMSLQRQRRSMGGATTIAYLTSHPRSDPWRQRSYYVSMFRGAATRLEEIGCRLEEFSLQGEGMTPARLLQILRTRNIHGVIVAPLPYGETHVALDFSGLAVVGLGMSVHTPKIECVANDHFQSSALAVERCVALGYRRIGFVLSQESSRRLDHRWLGGYRFAVEQFGPGTRLPPLMTERQSELRAALPGWLRAHRPDVVILGNAEAELQEKIPTTVGLVSLGVDRADSATSGIFQDYELLGRVAGEHALAKLHTNSFGTLGEAHLHLVAGTWVAGRTTPGPRRRRAPAGATLT from the coding sequence ATGACAGGCCGGCCCATCATGGAGGACATTGCCCGCGCGGCCGGTTACTCGCGCGCCGCCGTCTCGCTCGCGCTGCGCGGCCATCCTTCGATTCCGGAATCCACACGGCGCAAGATCGCGGCCATTGCGGAGCAGCTGGGTTACCGCGCAAACCCGCTTGTTTCCGCGCTGATGAGTTTGCAACGCCAGCGCCGGTCGATGGGCGGCGCGACGACGATTGCCTATCTGACCTCGCATCCGCGCAGCGATCCCTGGCGGCAACGCAGTTATTACGTAAGCATGTTTCGCGGCGCAGCGACGCGGCTGGAGGAGATCGGCTGCCGGCTGGAAGAATTCAGCCTGCAAGGGGAAGGCATGACGCCGGCCCGCCTGCTGCAAATCCTCCGCACCCGAAACATCCACGGCGTGATCGTCGCGCCGCTGCCCTACGGCGAAACGCATGTGGCGCTCGACTTCTCGGGCCTGGCCGTCGTCGGACTCGGCATGAGCGTGCACACGCCGAAGATCGAGTGCGTGGCCAACGATCATTTTCAATCGTCGGCGCTGGCCGTGGAGCGCTGCGTCGCCCTCGGCTACCGCCGCATCGGCTTTGTGCTCAGTCAGGAAAGCTCCCGCCGCCTCGATCATCGGTGGCTCGGTGGCTATCGTTTCGCCGTGGAGCAATTCGGTCCCGGCACCCGCCTGCCGCCCCTCATGACCGAGCGCCAGAGCGAACTGCGCGCGGCGTTGCCCGGCTGGCTGCGTGCGCACCGGCCCGACGTGGTGATCCTCGGCAACGCCGAGGCGGAGTTGCAGGAAAAAATCCCCACGACCGTCGGGCTCGTCTCCCTCGGCGTCGATCGGGCTGACAGCGCGACCAGTGGTATTTTTCAGGATTACGAGTTGCTGGGACGCGTCGCCGGCGAGCACGCCCTCGCGAAACTTCACACCAACAGTTTCGGCACGCTCGGCGAAGCGCACCTCCATCTTGTCGCCGGCACGTGGGTGGCCGGGCGCACGACACCCGGGCCGCGCCGGCGCCGCGCGCCCGCTGGCGCGACGCTTACTTAA
- a CDS encoding TonB-dependent siderophore receptor — protein sequence MNTRPARLTAHLRPFVTALAALALPFAATMQAQPKDASAVAAEDPLQLSAFTVTSQHDTGYESMQTTSGLRTVQELKNVANSISILNPEMIQDIGALTIEDMTKWAVTGEANPDPTVVSGSSRLIFRGIQNNYALRNGWIWYSPIDTYSTERMELLRGPNAFLYGEADLGGAQNQITKRGLFTKDFTKIKLTGGSYDLRRAELDLNRRVNDQLAVRFAAVESDNHTWWDHGHRDFRGLYGAVTYRPFRQTTISVIGEYAKSTEIRSQGLFSDNFSYTTPTPSKYNNASGVVYLPVNGASYRLNGRSRSSGPNVAIADPTIVPREYQFNGPSASNISNQKSLTVEVEQTIGENLHLQLSANAYHSSGGIWGATTRGITRDLNPTLPGGAPNPYYNELYTEYQRTHQVIGNVVRDIRLSAVYDLKLNWMQQQFVVNAQQHEDNPGQKYPKMAEFVAPGTANFLGAVNSDATVAAFNANRTVFANNKFIRRYYLKDGDGGNLTGSINPVAGVSDYYPDIGSGASGSVGATGAIIDRHFTTPSVGIGAAGTYFNGHLHTLIGYRRDEFKMKTTSGIPRPLANTWIVDTIPGGFSDPQYVNYKFDGTNYGGVLRINDMLAFTYNYARSYRLSLGEGKTGYQVGTVQGIPFGEGQDIGVRFSFFGGKLELNATYYDNYQPNARNNALGSAQQNVKNELTALFPTTFDVNGGDIEKVTTSGVEVEAVANLTRNWRLLFNLATNEIKTADRLPQLKSFQQQAKALNQPTPQLDAYLLTMPEGVPTAGYTKTRANLFTRYDIKDGALKGLYFGGGANWRGPTFRGNADVNQDGIAEALWSPSYTLVSLLVGYQTKLWEHRTVFALNVDNVFDKDYYRSAAIGSGSWGDPRSFKLSAMVEF from the coding sequence ATGAATACACGCCCCGCCCGCCTGACCGCCCACCTCCGACCCTTTGTCACTGCGCTTGCCGCCCTCGCTCTCCCGTTCGCCGCGACGATGCAGGCGCAGCCGAAGGATGCCTCGGCGGTCGCGGCGGAGGATCCGCTGCAACTCTCCGCCTTCACCGTCACCAGCCAGCACGATACCGGTTATGAATCGATGCAAACGACCTCCGGTCTGCGCACCGTGCAGGAGCTCAAGAACGTCGCGAACTCCATCTCCATCCTCAATCCCGAGATGATCCAGGACATCGGCGCGCTCACGATCGAGGACATGACCAAGTGGGCCGTGACGGGTGAAGCCAACCCCGATCCGACCGTCGTCTCCGGTTCGAGCCGACTGATTTTTCGCGGCATCCAGAACAACTACGCGCTGCGCAACGGCTGGATCTGGTATTCTCCGATCGATACCTACAGCACGGAGCGGATGGAATTGTTGCGCGGGCCCAACGCCTTCCTCTACGGCGAGGCCGATCTGGGTGGCGCGCAGAACCAGATCACCAAGCGCGGCCTTTTCACGAAGGATTTCACCAAGATCAAACTCACCGGCGGCAGCTACGATCTGCGCCGCGCCGAACTCGACTTGAACCGCCGCGTCAACGACCAGCTCGCCGTCCGCTTCGCGGCCGTCGAGTCTGACAACCACACGTGGTGGGATCACGGTCATCGCGACTTCCGCGGTCTGTACGGCGCCGTCACCTACCGCCCTTTCCGCCAGACCACGATCAGCGTGATTGGAGAATACGCCAAGAGCACCGAGATCCGCTCCCAAGGTCTTTTCTCCGACAATTTTTCCTACACCACGCCCACCCCGAGCAAATACAACAACGCCAGCGGCGTCGTCTACCTGCCCGTCAACGGCGCCAGCTACCGGCTCAACGGCCGCTCCCGCAGCTCGGGCCCGAACGTCGCCATCGCGGATCCGACGATCGTGCCGCGCGAATACCAGTTCAACGGCCCCAGCGCCTCCAACATCTCCAACCAGAAATCGCTCACGGTGGAAGTGGAGCAGACCATCGGCGAAAACCTTCATCTCCAGCTCTCCGCCAACGCGTATCATTCCAGCGGCGGCATCTGGGGCGCCACCACCCGCGGCATCACGCGCGACCTCAATCCCACCCTGCCCGGCGGCGCGCCGAATCCCTATTACAATGAACTCTACACCGAATATCAGCGCACCCATCAGGTGATCGGCAACGTCGTCCGCGACATCCGCCTCTCCGCCGTCTACGATCTCAAGTTGAACTGGATGCAGCAGCAGTTCGTCGTGAATGCCCAGCAGCACGAGGACAACCCCGGCCAGAAATATCCGAAGATGGCCGAGTTCGTCGCCCCGGGCACCGCCAATTTTCTCGGCGCGGTGAACTCCGATGCCACCGTGGCGGCGTTCAACGCCAATCGCACCGTTTTCGCCAACAACAAATTCATCCGCCGCTACTACTTGAAAGACGGCGATGGCGGTAACCTCACCGGCAGCATCAACCCTGTCGCCGGCGTTTCCGACTACTATCCCGACATCGGCTCCGGCGCGTCCGGCTCCGTCGGCGCCACGGGCGCGATCATCGACCGCCACTTCACGACGCCATCCGTCGGCATCGGCGCCGCCGGCACGTATTTCAACGGCCATCTGCACACGCTCATCGGTTACCGGCGCGACGAGTTCAAGATGAAGACCACGTCCGGCATTCCCCGCCCTCTCGCCAACACGTGGATCGTCGACACCATCCCCGGCGGTTTTTCCGACCCGCAGTACGTGAATTACAAATTCGACGGCACCAACTACGGCGGCGTCCTCCGCATCAACGACATGCTGGCCTTCACCTACAACTACGCGCGCTCCTACCGCCTCTCGCTCGGCGAAGGCAAAACGGGCTATCAAGTCGGCACCGTGCAGGGCATTCCGTTCGGCGAAGGCCAGGATATCGGCGTTCGCTTCTCCTTCTTCGGCGGCAAACTCGAGCTGAACGCCACCTACTACGACAACTATCAGCCCAACGCGCGCAACAACGCTCTCGGCTCCGCGCAACAGAATGTGAAGAATGAGCTCACCGCCCTCTTCCCCACCACCTTCGATGTGAATGGCGGTGACATCGAAAAAGTCACCACCTCCGGCGTCGAGGTGGAAGCGGTGGCCAACCTCACCCGCAACTGGCGGCTGCTGTTCAATCTCGCCACCAACGAAATCAAAACCGCCGACCGGCTTCCGCAGCTCAAGAGCTTCCAGCAACAGGCCAAGGCCCTGAACCAGCCAACGCCACAACTCGACGCCTACCTGCTCACCATGCCCGAGGGCGTGCCGACCGCTGGCTATACCAAAACCCGCGCCAACCTTTTCACCCGTTACGATATCAAAGACGGTGCGCTCAAGGGCCTCTATTTCGGCGGCGGCGCCAACTGGCGGGGACCGACGTTCCGTGGCAACGCCGACGTCAATCAGGACGGCATCGCGGAGGCACTGTGGTCGCCCAGCTACACGCTCGTAAGCCTGCTCGTCGGCTATCAGACCAAACTCTGGGAGCACCGCACCGTCTTCGCGCTCAACGTCGACAACGTCTTCGATAAAGACTACTACCGCTCTGCCGCCATCGGTTCCGGCTCCTGGGGCGATCCCCGGTCCTTCAAACTCTCCGCGATGGTGGAGTTTTAA
- a CDS encoding sulfatase-like hydrolase/transferase has protein sequence MPTTMGRRRFLQNLGTGAAAALLTRPVSATAREAAPHPDAPRIKNVLVLFSDQHRADCLGCYGNPIVQTPHLDRLARDGIRFTQAFTPTATCTPARTSLLTGVWAHQHRLQHVTAYAPFAGGQTAFDPARWPMYANTLREKNFHRAQIGKWHIGSTTTPADCGFEGIHYPGYGYPSHHPHYLAYLRRLGVDGYQLSEIKQKRFEYSGLQAGPDEAGEAAYLAAQTVEKIGAYAQSDRPFFISCNFWGPHAPHMLTEKYFRMYNPAQIPPWKNFRCALDDKPEMYRRYGQYWGTEDFTAATLSGLLATYYGYITAVDDAVGRILAALEQSGKLDETLIVYTTDHGSTEGSYGMWDKGFGMFDCTQRIPFILSHASLRGRRLVSDEFVSLLDLAPTFIDCAGGTVPSTMVGKSLLPLVRNPAAPRERDHIICESFGHQQTFWQRMVRTDTAKYIYNPTSIDEFYNLADDPDETVNLIGRVDRATLTPFKDRLEAWMRQTEDPLLEWSGSTLRG, from the coding sequence ATGCCGACCACCATGGGCCGTCGCCGTTTCCTGCAAAACCTCGGCACCGGCGCCGCCGCGGCGCTGCTCACCCGCCCGGTGTCGGCGACCGCGCGCGAGGCGGCGCCCCATCCTGACGCTCCGCGCATCAAGAACGTCCTGGTGCTGTTCTCCGACCAGCACCGCGCGGACTGCCTCGGCTGCTATGGCAACCCGATCGTGCAAACGCCGCATCTCGACCGGCTCGCCCGCGACGGCATCCGGTTCACCCAAGCCTTCACGCCCACGGCCACCTGCACACCCGCGCGCACGTCGTTGCTGACCGGAGTCTGGGCGCACCAACACCGGCTGCAGCACGTCACCGCCTACGCTCCGTTTGCGGGCGGCCAGACCGCGTTCGATCCCGCACGCTGGCCGATGTACGCCAACACCCTGCGCGAGAAAAATTTTCACCGCGCGCAGATCGGCAAATGGCACATTGGCAGCACGACCACGCCGGCGGACTGCGGTTTTGAAGGCATCCACTACCCCGGCTACGGCTATCCCAGCCACCATCCGCATTACCTCGCGTACCTCCGCCGCCTCGGCGTCGACGGTTACCAGCTCAGCGAGATCAAACAAAAGCGGTTCGAATACTCGGGCCTCCAGGCCGGACCGGACGAGGCCGGCGAAGCCGCCTACCTCGCCGCGCAGACTGTCGAGAAAATCGGCGCCTACGCGCAATCGGACCGGCCGTTCTTCATCAGTTGCAACTTCTGGGGGCCGCACGCGCCGCACATGCTCACGGAAAAATATTTCCGCATGTACAATCCGGCGCAGATTCCGCCGTGGAAAAACTTCCGCTGCGCGCTCGACGACAAGCCGGAGATGTATCGGCGTTACGGCCAGTATTGGGGCACGGAGGATTTTACCGCGGCGACACTCTCCGGACTGCTCGCGACCTATTACGGCTACATCACCGCCGTCGACGATGCCGTCGGCCGCATCCTCGCCGCCCTCGAACAAAGCGGAAAGCTCGACGAGACGCTGATCGTTTACACCACCGATCACGGTTCCACCGAAGGCTCCTATGGAATGTGGGACAAAGGCTTTGGCATGTTCGACTGCACGCAGCGCATCCCCTTCATCCTCTCACATGCCAGTCTGCGCGGGCGTCGCCTCGTGTCCGACGAATTCGTGAGCCTGCTCGATCTCGCGCCCACGTTCATCGACTGCGCCGGCGGCACCGTGCCCTCGACCATGGTGGGGAAATCCCTCCTGCCGCTGGTGCGCAATCCCGCCGCGCCACGCGAGCGCGACCACATCATTTGCGAAAGCTTCGGGCACCAGCAGACCTTCTGGCAACGGATGGTCCGCACGGATACGGCCAAATACATCTACAACCCCACCTCGATCGACGAGTTCTACAATCTCGCCGACGATCCGGATGAAACCGTCAATCTGATCGGACGCGTGGACCGCGCGACGCTCACCCCATTCAAGGACCGTCTCGAGGCGTGGATGCGCCAGACGGAAGATCCGCTTCTCGAGTGGTCCGGTTCGACCCTGCGCGGGTGA
- the hemN gene encoding oxygen-independent coproporphyrinogen III oxidase, translating into MLGRATIAAGDEWSLVAVAPMRSFTMITVDLDLVRKYDISAPRYTSYPSATEFRDYSDPQPLLEHVERSNRDASLPLSLYYHLPFCETLCWFCGCTTVITLNHKSSDAYLDYLEKEVGLLAPRVHPDRLVTQLHYGGGTPTFFQPHELKRLDALTRRHFKFAPQAELSVEVDPRRLSHAQVVALRASGFTRASLGVQDFNPKVQEAVHRIQPRALTEQTIAWLRTEGFTSLNLDLIYGLPYQTVDTFRDTLEQVLELEPDRLAVFSYAHVPWMKPAQKILERESALPTPETKLAMLKLITETLTSRGYDYIGMDHFAKHTDELAVAQRARTLQRNFQGYSTRAGAEILAFGMSAISQTPYSYRQNHKTLTGYYAALDRGALPIARGRELTEDDRRRREIIMRLMCHLALDYGALAREFGDDFVTQYAAEIARLRPLVDDGMVVTSAEGLVVTERGRLFLRNIATCFDAYRTEGTGRHSRTI; encoded by the coding sequence GTGCTTGGGCGCGCCACGATCGCGGCCGGTGACGAATGGTCGCTGGTGGCGGTGGCACCCATGCGCTCGTTCACGATGATAACCGTCGATCTCGATCTCGTTCGCAAATACGACATCTCCGCACCGCGCTACACCTCTTACCCGAGCGCGACGGAGTTTCGGGATTACAGCGATCCGCAGCCACTCTTGGAGCATGTTGAGCGCTCGAACCGCGACGCCTCGCTGCCGCTCTCGCTTTATTATCATCTGCCGTTTTGCGAAACGCTCTGCTGGTTCTGCGGCTGCACCACCGTCATCACGCTCAACCACAAAAGCTCCGATGCGTATCTCGACTATTTGGAAAAGGAAGTCGGCCTCCTCGCGCCCCGCGTTCACCCCGATCGCCTCGTCACGCAACTTCACTATGGCGGCGGCACACCCACGTTCTTTCAACCCCATGAACTCAAACGCCTCGATGCGCTGACGCGCCGGCATTTCAAGTTCGCGCCGCAGGCCGAACTCAGCGTGGAGGTGGATCCGCGCCGCCTTTCGCACGCTCAAGTCGTCGCGTTGCGAGCGAGCGGCTTCACGCGCGCCTCGCTCGGCGTGCAGGACTTCAATCCGAAGGTGCAGGAGGCGGTTCACCGCATCCAGCCGCGCGCGTTGACGGAGCAAACCATCGCGTGGCTGCGCACCGAGGGCTTCACCTCTCTCAATCTCGATCTCATCTACGGCCTGCCTTACCAGACGGTGGACACGTTTCGCGATACCCTCGAACAAGTGCTCGAACTCGAGCCCGACCGCCTCGCTGTTTTCAGTTACGCCCACGTGCCGTGGATGAAGCCCGCGCAAAAAATTCTGGAACGCGAATCCGCGCTCCCGACGCCCGAGACCAAGCTCGCGATGCTCAAGCTCATCACCGAAACGCTGACCAGCCGCGGTTACGACTACATCGGGATGGATCACTTCGCGAAGCACACCGATGAACTCGCCGTCGCCCAACGGGCTCGCACGCTGCAGCGCAATTTCCAAGGCTACAGCACCCGCGCCGGCGCCGAGATTCTCGCGTTTGGCATGTCCGCCATTTCGCAGACGCCTTACAGCTACCGGCAAAATCACAAGACGCTCACCGGCTATTACGCCGCCCTCGATCGCGGCGCGCTTCCGATCGCGCGAGGGCGTGAGTTGACTGAAGACGACCGGCGGCGGCGCGAGATTATCATGCGCCTCATGTGCCATCTGGCGCTCGATTATGGCGCGCTCGCGCGGGAGTTTGGAGACGACTTTGTGACGCAGTATGCCGCGGAAATCGCCCGCCTGCGTCCGCTCGTTGACGACGGCATGGTGGTCACATCGGCCGAGGGTTTGGTCGTGACGGAGCGCGGGCGCCTGTTTTTACGCAACATCGCGACTTGCTTCGACGCTTACCGGACGGAGGGGACCGGCCGGCATTCCCGGACAATTTGA